The sequence GTTGGGTAATTCGCCAAACATTAGAAAAAGTTTATCTTGATCAAAGTGCAATTACAGATCAATTAGTAGAAGAAATTCACCGCCCTGCTGATGATATTGGTGCTTTAGACGTATTTGTTTCAGTTTTTAGCACTCCCCAAGGCGAGAAAGTTGATTTGTTATTACAGCAATTAACTTGTGATTTATTGCTATTGTGGGGAGAAGCCGACCCCTGGATGAATTGTCGAGAACGCTCCCAAAAGTTTCGTCAATATTATCCGCAATTAACAGAATATTTTCTCACAGCGGGTCACTGTCCCCACGATGAAGTACCGCAGCAGGTAAACTCTCTTTTACGCGACTGGGTGTTGTCGATTAAACAATGAAAGGAAACAGGGAACAGGGAACAGGGAACAGGGAACAGAGAGTAGAAAAGGTACTTTTGCAAGAGGTTTAATCAGCAATAGGTAATAGAGAAAAGTAGAAAACACCAAGATAGCCTGGATTTTTTAATTACGAATTAAGATAACTAGGTTTTAATTTTGATTAACACCAAAGGTGGTTTTTTTAGCTTCTTGCTCTATTTGCTCACTAATAATCTCTGTACCTATTGCAGGTTTATCCAAGTTAACCCTTACATTTGTTGGCTGGCTATTTATGATCGCCTTTGCATCACAAGCAACAGAAATTATTGATATGAGCGTAGCCAAAATAATTTTCGACCAAAATTTATCATCTACCATTAAAGTTTTCCCGTCAAATATGCAGTTGTTTGATTTTTATAGCATTTGTTAACCCATAACTACATCAATAGACTTCTTGCAGAAGTCGGGAACTCTTAACAAGGAACAGTGAACAGGGAACAGAGAGTAAAAAAGTTACTTTTGCAAGAGGTTTAATATAGTTGAAAAACTACTATTAACGCCAAAAACCTGGTCATTAGTGACCAGGTTCGCTCAAGTTCGCAGGTTTCAAGTTTTTAAACTGGTTAATAAACAACTAGGGTGGACATAGCAACTAGTAAACTCAGCATTTCTTAGTTTCTCCGCTTTGGGATTTGGCTTGATCTTTATCTACCAAGATTTTGCCACTTTCAAATTATGATGCTGATATTTACTTGGGTTGATGACGGGTGACACCGAGTCATTTACCCATTAAGTTTTGTTTGATGATTTGTTGGTGTCTTACTCTTCTAAGTTAGCAGTTTGATCGCTAGTCACAAAGCATTATTTACCAAAGTTGATGTTTTGTTGTTTTTTGCAATGTTGCCCAGCGATCGCCGATAATTCCCTACATCATTCCTAGCTAACTAGCAAAAAAATTTTGACAAAAATACCTGAAGTTCCACAAAGTTGCATAAAATGTCAAAATTGGGACTAAACCCTCGTACAATTGATATTACTTATCCTTAATTCAGGAGAGTTAAGCCATGCCAATGGCGGTGGGCGTAATTGAAACATTAGGTTTTCCTTCCGTGTTAGCTGCAGCAGATGCAATGGTAAAAGCTGCCGCAGTCACATTAGTGTATTATGGTCAAGCTGAAAGTGCTCGCTTGCTAGTCGCTGTTCGGGGACAAGTTGCGGAAGTCAAAACAGCAGTTGAGGCAGGAATTGCCGCAGGAGAGGAAGTTAAGACTGGTACAGTCATCACCCATTACATAGTTCCTAATCCCCCAGAAAATGTGGAGACGATCCTACCCATCCACTTCACAGCCAAATCGGAACCCTTCCGAATGTTCTAGAAAAATTCGCCAGGAAAATCTGTAGCGAAGCTGCGTACAATTATATTCACGGCGCCACATAGGTTTATTCATACAGGAGATTTTTAATGTCACTACAGGCAGTTGGAGCACTGGAAACCAAGGGTTTTCCTGCTGTATTAGCAGCAGCAGATGCAATGGTCAAAGCTGGTCGAGTTACTTTAGTTGGCTATATTCGGGTGGGTAGTGCTCGGTTTACAGTCAACATTCGCGGAGACGTTTCTGAGGTGAAAACTGCTATGGCTGCGGGTGTGGAAGCCGCAGAAAATGTCTATGGCGGTACTCTAGAATCCTGGGTGATTATTCCTCGTCCCCATGAAAACGTCGAAGCGGTGCTACCAATTGCGTACACAGACGCCGTTCAACAATATCGAGAATCTGTAGAAAACCCCATAGTCAGACCTGGCAATGGGAGATAGCACAAAAGCTATACGGCTGTAAAGACCGATCTGCAAAATAGACACTGGCGAAAATTAGACCACAGAAAAGTCAGAGCAGTAAAAACCACAGCTTTGAAGTTATATGCAATACAGATAGCTAAGGGTGTTCTACCATACTAATCTGTGGCTTATTTTTCCATGAGTATGATCTTTGCAATTACCCTAATGTCTGCGAACACAATTGAGAGCAGCTAAAATATAGTATTAGTTATTACCGGAACTTAAAATAAAAGTTAAGTAAAAATATCACCCCCATGGGTACTTTCAAATTTCCCACGATTCGATACATAATAACAACCTGTACCCTGCCTTGGATTCAGACAAGACACAAGGTTAGGAACGAAAACTGATCAAATTTACGGATTTATACCGAAAAAATTACATGAGAGTGAAACTTATGTCTGTAAAACTACGTCTTGATAGGAGTGAATCATCATAGCTCCTCTAAAATCAGGAACAGAATATCAGTTTTTCTCAAACCCTCTACACTAATAGAGTTTGCTTATTTGCCGCCAGCAGATTAGTTTCTGCGAGGGCCAATGTGTAAAGTTACAAAACTTCAGAATTTGCATGATTTCCGAAAACCATAGCAAGAAGCATTTCCAGGAGTTAGAGAGGAAACTTATCGTCACAATAGGTAAATTCCTGCATAAAGTTAGTCAATCTAGACGTAATAAAAGTGGAATCGTTGAGATGTCTTCTGGCAGAAGATGAAAAGAGGGGCAACTACCAGCTAAAACATTAAGTGCGACAAATGGGGGTTGTGATGCAAACTTTAGAACAGGGTTTTGAGGAGCGCAATCTCGCTATGGTAACAGAAGGAGAAAACCTAGCGCAAAATTGGCAAAAACGTTTAGCGGCAGAATGTCCAGAACAGAGTGCAGCTATGAGAGAAAGTATAGTTCTCTGGCTTCTGGGGCGTGACCATCAGCGGTTTAATCTGCTCAACCCCAAAGAATTAGAGATCGCCAAGCAAGCAATGGAATACCGCTATCGGATATTACTACAGCGTTACTTGGGGATGTCTAGAGAACGCGCTTATCGTAACTTAATTACGCGGCTGGCGAGTTTGGTAACGTTGCGGAATAAAATTCAGACTTGGGTATCACTGAGCCGCGATCGCCAGCGTAGTGTTGTTGATGTGTTACAAGAGGTAATTCAAGAATTATTACAAGGTGATAGCTACATTCAAGATCAAATGGCGCGGATTGGCGAAATCACAACGGACAAGCGACTAAGAGATACCCTGCTGTTCGCCAGTATAGAGGAATATGCTCTACGACCAGTGCGTAATCAACCCCTACTGGCCTATCGCTTCGTCAACTACCTGCGACGTACCCAGCGCGGTGGCTTGACCCAAGTACCAGGTAGCGACTTGATTAGGCTAGTTTCCGAAGAAATTCTTACAGATGATAACGACAACCGGGTAAATTTAGTAGATACTCAAGCGATCGCCGAATATCAACAAGCGCAACAACTAGAAGAACAACAAGCACTGCGTCAGGGAGTGCAAAAAGAATTTGAAAATTATTTACAAGAAAATCTCGATGCAGAAGCCGTGCAATGGTTACAACTCTATCTGCAAGGTAAAACCCAAGACGAGATTGCGAGAAAACTCAACAAACCAATTAAGGAAATATACCGTCTGCGAGAAAAAATTAGTTACCATGCAGTGCGTGTATTTGCCCTCAAAGATCAACCAGAATTAGTCGATAACTGGCTCTCAATTTCCCTCAAAGAGCATAACCTAGGACTGACACCAAACCAATGGCAACAACTTTATACACAATTGACTCAAACCGGGCGACAAGTCCTAGATTTGCAAAAAGCCGGTAACTCCATAGAAGCGATCGCCCAACAGTTAAAACTCAAAACCCATCAAGTGATGGGCGAATGGACAAAAGTCTACCTCGCAGCCCAAGCCTTAAGAACTCAACACTAACTCAATCAAGATGAGTTTGTAGTCAGCACTGGAGTGTCTAAAAATCTACCGACTTTAGTCCTGACTACGAGCGATTCACCTTTGAGAGACACAGTACTAATATCAAACTTAGCAAGATTTAGTAGGGATACAGCATCCATAATCTGGCGATTGACAAATAGCTGGCATCTGTAATTAAAGTATTTTTATTTACTCCCAACTAACTTAGAGCCAAAATAGTAGAGAAGCAAATATTTGGCAATCAAATCTATGTCGTCTTCTGAGGGCAAATTCACCAACACCGCAGCGATGGGACAGCCAACATCAGCGCCCACTCCTGAGCAAAAGGATTTACTAAGCGATCGCCACCAGATATACTCTCTAATTGATAGCCTCTTATCCTTTGAAGCTTGCTTATATCACCAAATTTTGCCCCTCAAACTAGGGGACAACAAGCTGTTGCTGGGTATGGTCTCACCACAAGAGAGCGAAGCCCTAGACTATGCGAATCGGATTTTGTCCTCTATTCATTGCACGATGGTTGTAGAGCCAATCGCCGCTGACCTCCACCACACCATACTCTCAGCTTACTTAAACCACAAAAATACATCCCCCTCACAAGCCAAACCAGCACAGCAGCTAACAGAAGAATTGAGCCACAACAGCACAACTGTTACCAAAAACAACTGGGAAATTATTACAAATCATCAAGAAATATTACCAAATTCCTATTCACAAGCAGAAAACTTATCTGAAACTACCACCCTCATCAGTACCTTTAGCAAAAATAAAGAAGCAAAAACCGAACCAGCCCAGCTACGGCAAAATTCAACCGCTTTGTCAGTGCAAATCCCAGAGATATTAAGTCCTATTGAATTATTACCAAAATTACCACCAAAAAGATTATTAGAAGAACTATTAGGACGGGTACTGGCTGGAGGAATTGGTCGCCTGTATTTAGAAAGACAGCCTTATCAAGGCAAAATACTTTGGAGCGACAATGGAGTTTTACAATCTGTCATTGAAAATTTGCCCCTTTCTGTTCTGCAAGGAGTGCTGAATGAATTAAAGCGATTTGCAGGCTTACCCATCACCACAATTACCGAGCCAAAACAAATAGAAAAAGAATGTTTACATCAACAAAAACGGTTATTATTACGCCTGCGAGTGATGCCAGGAATTTATGGCGAAGAAGCTACACTACAAGTATTGCGAGGAGCAGCACTAAAATTTTATCAACAACAGCAATTGGGTCATGTGAGTCGTGACACCTTAAGCATTGCTCAACAACTAAACTTAAAGTTGCACGAATTGCAACAACGACTGGTTGTCAATTCCAGTCTGCAATCTGACCAGTTAAATGCTTTGCTGACTCTGAACAAACTCATGGCTAACATAGACCAACAAATCAAAACTATGGCTGCAATTAACCAACCGGACGACACAATTAAATAATTTATAAATCAGTTAGCAAACATCAACCAAACTCTATCCTGAAAGGTAAATATACCTGCAATTGTCACAAATAAAAAATAACGCTATCCCTTAGTTAGCTTGATTTGCGTCCACATATTTAATTCAGTAAAACCGCTGATTGCGATCACAGACCTAATTGTTATGTTGTAGTGTAAATCCAGACAACAAATTCTGGAAATTTAAAGCTAAAATTACAACATTTTGGCTTTGATAATTAGTCAAAAATTACTATTTTTAAACTGCTTTTTTGTACATATTTCATGCAAACAGAGGTTTTTAGCGAACTTTTTCCCTTACTGAGTACAGCCAATCCACAAAGTCTGGAATGGCTACTCAACGTAGCCACTGACCACGAATACCCGCCTGAGAGAGCCGTTTTAATGGAAGATGCTTGGGGTAATGCGGTTTACTTCGTTGTTTCCGGTTGGGTCAAAGTTAGACTTAACTCTGGAAGCGATTCTGTGGCTTTGGCGATATTAGGGCGGGGTGATTTTTTTGGCGAAATGGCCATTCTCGATGAATCTCCGCGCTCCACCGATGTCATTGCTCTGTCACCTGTGAAATTATTAAGCATTTCCAGAGAACGGTTTATTCAAATTTTATTTAAAGACCCGCATTTACATCACCGAATGTTACAACTGATGGTGCGACGTTTACGGCAAATTAATTTGCGATTACAAATGCGGTCTGCACCACCAGCGGTGAAACTAGCGCAAATTCTAGTTAGTTTAAGCGAAAACTATAGTCACAAATCAGACAAAGACAGAGAAATTTTTAACCTTTCCCATAAAGATCTAGCGCAGGTGGCAGATATTAGTGTGGACGAAGCCGCTAAAATTATGGAAAAGCTCCATGAGAAAGGTTGGATTAAAATCGACACAATTAACAACGCGATTTATCTGCTCAATTTTCCACAATTGGTGAATTTAGCTGGCAAAGTCTAAGAAATTTTGGCACAGGATGGGATAAAAAACCTAATTACCTTGTGGTTGGGGTATTTTAGCTGATAGCCGACAGTCTTTATACCTCAGTTGACTCTTGACTCCTGACCTTTAACTCCTGACTATATTCTAATAACTCAGAACTCAGAATTCAGGACTCAGTACTCAAGATGACTGAAGCAACCGCATTGCGTTGGCAAAACCGCCCTCACGAAAACTTGCCAACTATCCATTATCTCGTGGCTATGCCTCAACCAGAAACCCATCTGTTTGAGGTGACTTTGCAGATTGTAGATTATCAATTGCCAATTTTGGATTTAAAACTGCCGGTGTGGACGCCTGGCTCTTATTTGGTGCGAGAATATGCGAAAAATTTGCAAGATTTCGCCGTTTTTGCCGCAGATAAACCGTTATCTTGGCGAAAAATTAGTAAAAATCATTGGCAGGTAGAAACAGGTAATGTTACTCAATTAACTGTACACTACCGAATTTTTGCTAATGAACTATCAGTCAGAACAAATCATTTAGATTCTACCCACGGTTATTTTAATGGGGCGGCGATATTTTTTCGGCTACTGGGATGGGAACAGCAACCAATTCGGGTGACGATTACACCAGCGCGTCCAGAATGGTTAGTAACTACGCCTTTACCATCAGACCCGGAGCTAGCTAATACTTTTTATGCGGCAGATTTTGATACTCTGGTTGACAGCCCGTTTGAAATTGGTACTCACCAGTTGTATCAGTTTGAAGTTTTGGGTAAATCTCATGAATTAGCAATCTGGGGGGGAGGAAATTTCCAGCCACAGGAAATGATTGCGGATATTGAAAAGATTATCCATGTGGAAGCACAGATGTTTGGTGGCTTGCCTTATGAAAGGTACGTGTTTATCTTACATTTATTTCACCAAGCCTATGGTGGTTTGGAGCATAAAACATCTTGCTCATTGATTTATCATCGTTTTGGGTTTCGCAATCGAGAAAAATGCGATCGCTTTCTACAATTGGTCGCCCATGAATTCTTTCACTTGTGGAATGTCAAGCGGATTCGTCCCCAAGCTTTGGAAGTTTTTGATTATGATCAGGAGAACTATACACCTTCTCTGTGGTTTTGTGAGGGGACTACGAGTTATTACGACTTATTGATTCCTTTGTGGGCAGGAATTTATGATGTAAAGTCGTTTTTAAATCATTTGAGCCAGGAAATTACTAAATTTCTCACCACACCAGGGCGGAAAGTGCAATCACTTTCGGAATCAAGTTTTGATACTTGGATTAAGCTTTATCGCCCAGATGCAAATAGTGCTAATTCGCAAATTTCCTATTATTTAAAAGGAGCAATAGTTTCTTTGTTCCTAGATTTGTTAATTCGTTCCGAGTCCCAAAATCGCCGCTCCTTAGATGATGTGATGCGGAAAATGTGGCAACAATTCGGTGTAGATGAAATTGGCTATACACCAGAACAATTGCAGTCAGTAATTGCATCGGTAGCTGAGAGAGATTTGACAGATTTCTTTAAACGCTATATTGATGGCACAGAAGAATTACCCTTTAATGAATATTTAGCACCTTTTGGTTTGCAATTGGTAGCAGAATCGGCAGAAGAACCTTATTTAGGTGTCAGGGTAAATAATGAAAATGGACGGGAGATGATTAAATTTGTCGAGGTCGGCTCACCTGCACAATTAGCAGGAATTGATGCAGGTGATGAGTTGTTGGCGATTAATGGGATGAAGGTAATGGGTGGGGGATTAGGCGATCGCCTCAAAGATTACCAGCCAAATGATACAATCCAGGTTACGGTTTTTCACCATGATTTACTCCGTTCTTTGAGTGTGACTCTCGCTCCCTCAGTTCCTAGCAAATATCAAGTGATTTCAATACCAAATCCTGATTTGGTGCAAAGAGATAATTTAGCTGGCTGGTTGGGTTCCCGGATTGCTTCCGTAGATTAGGTTTTGAAAAAGTATTGCTGGAAACTTGACAAAAATCCGGCGTACTTAGAAAATTGTTAAACGATATCTTCCCCGTTCCTGTGGGTTAGCGGAAATCACCACTACGTAGTAAGTATCGTCTTTGGGCAATTTGGCACGGTCGATCAAGGCGCTATACTTACCATCCTGGGCGTTATCTGTAGCGATTCTGTTTCCTTGAGAGTCGAGCAAGACGATGTATGGAGAAAAGTTTTCCCACAAACTATCTACGCGAATGCTAACGAGCTGGTCTTTTTTCCCCTGAAACTGAGAAAGTTCGTAGGGGCTGCGATTCTGTTTGAGGGTGAAACTTTGCTCATTTAACTCAGCCGATTCGTCGATGTTATAGCTGGCTCTATCATTCCTTAAAGCCAGGCTATAACGACCTGTATCTCCAGGATTGCGACTAGTTACTGCAATTGTATAAGTACCACTTGCAGGTAGTCGCACATAAATAAATGCATCTTTAGTTTCGTTGCTCGCTGCGTCGCTACCTCGTTTGACAATCACTTGGTTATCGGGGTCGAGAAGAAACATAAAGGGGTTGAGACTGAGATTGTTAGAGCGACGTTGATCGGCGCTGCCAATTAATCTAATCTGGATTAGTTGGTTTGCTTGCCCTGAAAATTTATAAAAATGAAAATATCTGCCTTGAGATTGAAAATCACCCTTCGCTAGAATATCGAAGGCGATATCTACAAAATTAATTTCTTTGTAATTAGGAGTTTTAGGGAGAGAAATAACTGAACTTTCAGAAGTTGAATTATTGCTGCGAGAATGGGAAGCTGGTTGACGCCCTCTAGACTGGGGTGGGTTAGAGCTCCCGCTCGCACTGCGTGGATTGGGATTAGAATCTTTAGGTCTAGTCGGTTTAGGTGCGACGCTACCTCCTGCTGGTTTGGGGGTAGGGTCAGAATTTTCAGGTTTAGATGGTCTAGAACTACTATTATTATTCCTCGGCTGGGGAGCAGGAGCAGAATTTATGGTATTGGGTGATGTTTTAGCTGGTAGAGGTGAATCAATCTGTTGTTTAGGTTGTGTAGCTACGGGTGGTTGAGCTGCGGGGATTTTTTCAATTCCTTGCTTGACTGCTTCTGGTTGTCTCTCATCTGGTGTTTTAGCAATTGTGAATTTTCCTCTAAATTCGGGAACTTCTAAAGCATTAATAGGTACAAGATTATCTGCTAATAACAAACCAGTGCTCACAGAAAAAATCATGGCTAATGCAAATGTGCTCCGAGATTTTTTGTTAGTTTTCACTCTGATTTCACTCCTCTTGATTGCAGTTGGTTTTGATTTTTGATGTTTAGGGTTTGTGGTAAGGACTAAAGTCCTGATTTGATTTTTCAACAGCACTGACTACGCATCTATCTGCTATTTTCTATTTTCTATTAAGCGTTCCCTACCCACACAAGTAAATTCTCCAAATCAAAGCGAATTGCTATATGATATGTCGTGCATTAATATGTACTCAAACAGCAAAAGGATTCCCAGTATGCGCTGCTGCCTGAATCCCGATTGCCCAAATCCGCACAATCATGATAGTCACCAGTATTGTCAAAGTTGTAATACACCACTAATACCATTACTTAGGGGTCGTTATCGCGTGATTAAGGTACTATCTGACGAAGGTGGATTTGGTAGAACCTATCTAGCGGAAGATGTCGATAAGCTCAATGAATGGTGTGTGGTCAAGCAATTCGCGCCAAAATTTCAGGAAAGTTCCGCTTTAAAAAAGGCAGTAGAGCTATTTAAAGAAGAAGCTAAACAACTGCAAAAATTGGGCGAACATGACCAAATACCCGCACTATTGGCTTATTTTGAACAAAATAACTACCTGTTTTTGGTGCAGCAGTTTATTGATGGGCAGAATTTATCACAGGAATTACAACAAGGGATAACCTACAACGAAAGTAAAATTCTCCAATTGCTACTCGATTTGCTTCCTGTGCTGAAGTTTATCCACGATCGCGGTATCATTCATCGAGATATCAAGCCACAGAATATTATCCGTCGTCAGCGGGATGGACGATTGGTCTTGATTGACTTCGGTTCGTCAAAGCAATTGACAGTAACGGTACAGACTCAAATCGGCACAACTATCGGCTCCCACGGTTACACCCCCATGGAACAGATGCACAATGGTGAAGCTTATCCAGCCAGCGATTTGTTCAGTTTGGGTACCACTTGCTTTCATCTACTGACGGGGGTTCGTCCATCTCAATTGTGGATGGAACATGGTTATAGCTGGGTTTCTTCTTGGCGACGACATCTATCTAATTCTGGGAGTGTTAAGGTTCCTCTGTCTGGATATTTGAGCGAGGTTCTAGATAATCTCTTGCAAACAGATATTCAACAGCGTTATCAATCTGCTGATGAAGTGCTCAAAGACTTGACAAATGAACCATCATTCACTTCTGCACCTGCAACTTTACTCACAGTTTCATCAACTACTCAAAGGGTAAATCGGCTGTTGGTGTACGCGGCGATTTTGTTGTTGGGATTAGGAGGAGTTTGGTATTTACAAGCTCGTGTATTTAGCTCCCATCAACCTGTAAACAAAGTCTCTCAAGCGCCAAGCACCCTCAAAGGTCACGCCAGTGATGTGAATTCCGTAGCTTTTGCGCCCGATGGTGTCACCTTGGCTAGCGGTAGTGACGACAAGACAATTAAGCTGTGGAATTTGGCAAATAATCAAGAAATTCGGACTTTGAAAGGTCACTCTCAATGGATTTGGACTGTGGCTTTTTCTCCCGATGGTCAGACTTTGGCGAGTGGGAGTGCTGACAAGACGATTAAGTTGTGGAATGTGTCGAGCGGTAAAGAAATTCGTACTTTGGCGGGTAACGGTGACGGGATCACATCTGTCGCTTTTAGTCCTGATGGGAAAATTCTCGCCAGTGGTAGTTTAGATCAGAAAATTAAATTGTGGAATGTAGCAACAGGAAAAGAAATTCACACTTTATCTGGTCACTCTCAAGCAGTTGCGAGTGTGGCTTTTTCTCCTGATGGTCAGACTTTGGCTAGTGGTGGTTGGGATAAAAAAATTAAACTGTGGAACTTAACGACAGAAAAGGAAATTCGCACCTTTGAGGGACATTCTCAATTAGTTCAGGCTGTGGCTTTCAGTCCCGATGGTGTCAGTTTGGCTAGTGGTAGTAAGGACAAAACTATCAAATTGTGGAATTTAGTAACGGGGGAAGCAATTCGCACGTTGACAGGGCATACAGATAAAGTTAATTCTATTGTTTATTTACCAAAATCAATCAACCAAAAAAATCAAACTGTTGCCAATTTAGCTAGCGGTAGTAGCGACAACACTGTGAAATTGTGGAATTTAGAAACAGGAAAAGAAATTCGCACTCTGAAGACTGGTTCAGGCTATATTTATGCTGTTGCTAGTAGTCCTAATGGCAAAATGATCGCTAGTGGTGGAAGTGCGGATAATATTATTAAAATCTGGCAAATCTCAAACTAAACAGCATTCGATAGTAGCCATAACTGAGGCTGCTAGTGATGATAAATCGTAGCCACCCTCTAAACCAAAAACTATTTTTCTAGTAATACCTAAACAATAATTGCTGAATAAACCATAATCTTGTGGTTGTAAATTGATGCTGGCTAGAGGGTCGTCAGCATTAGCATCATACCCAGCGCTGATAATTAGTAAATCAGCTTGAAAATTGGCTAAAAAAGGAACTATATTTTCACTAAATAGTGGTTGATACACACTCATATTACTACCCGGTGGCACGGGCAAATTTAAAACATTATCATAAAAGCCGCGCTCTACAGCCCTACCAGTACCGGGATAGCATGGGTATTGATGGAGAGAACAGTAAGCAATTTGAGGGTGATTTTCCACGATCGCCTGTGTACCGTTGCCATGATGCACATCCCAATCTAAAATTGCTACACGGTCAATTCCGGGTTGTTTGAGGGCGTAAATAGCAGCGATCGCCGCATTGGAAAATAAGCAAAAGCCCATCCCTGCGTCGCTTTCGGCGTGATGTCCCGGTGGACGAGCTAAAACAAAAGCCGGATTCTGGCTGGACAGCACGTTATCAACTCCATCCAGCCAAGCGTTTACTGCTAATAATGCTACATCATAACTGCGGGGAGATACGGGTGTATCGCCATCTAAATAACCGCCACCAGTAGCGGCGATTTCTCGAACTTTTTGAATGTAAGCTGGGGTGTGGACTGTTTCTAAAAACGGGATGAGAGAGGGGTTTTCAGATACTGGTGTGGGTGAGAGCCAAGTAATTTTTTCTGCAAATGTAGATGATTTGAGTGCGTGAGCGATCGCACTTAATCGTTCTGGCCTCTCTGGATGGTATTTTCCCGTTTTGTGTTCGAGAAATTCATCGGTATAAATAACTGGTAGCATAAGCTAAAGCAGTTGAGCAGTAAGATACTGAATGCAATTGTCATCTTACTACTGTTCGTCCAAATCAATCATCTCATCCGCTGGTTGATCATAGATTTCGGGAACGATAGCCGGATTTCCCCGCAGTTCTGTAGGTGATTGTTGGCGCATCACATCGTCTATGTTGGGCGGATGTTTGATTTTGTCTAATAACTCCGGACTTAGTGGCGATGAATCACTTTCTGTATTGATATTATCTTTGTTAGTCATGAATTTTTACCCAAGTTCACTTGGCCAGCTTAAAAGACATGATGACAAGATGCCTACTATCTGCGGACTTAAGCTCAGAGTGGAGTTTTTGATGGTGAGGGGACTGTATTTAATTTGGGGGATGTCGCCGAGAAATTAGGAGACTTAAGCCGCTGAGAGCTAATAGTGAAGGTGTCAACCAATCGCCCCAACGCACATATAACGTTTTTGTTTGGCGGCGATAAATGGTTTCGGCGTGGGTTTCGTAGGTGTTGTATCCAGATAACCACAAAGTTTTGCCGTGGGGATTGACAAAACCTGAATATCCTGTATTGGTGGCGCGGACTGCCCAGCGATCGCTTTCAATTGCCCGCATGATATCCTGGGCGTGATGCTGAAATGGCATTGCTGGGCTGTAATGAGCATCGTTGGAGGAACTGAGGATGAATTGTCCACCAGCCGCTGCTTGACGCCGAAATACTTCACCAAATGCCGATTCGTAACAAATACTAGCGATCGCTCTGCCAAAAGGTGTATCAAAAACTTGGTTATCTGCGCCTGGGACTTGGTGTGCATCTAGAGGCGATAAGCGTTGAATAATTGCGCCGAATACTTCTTCAAAAGGGATATATTCTCCCAATGGTACGAGTTTGGCTTTGTCGTAGCG is a genomic window of Fortiea contorta PCC 7126 containing:
- a CDS encoding BMC domain-containing protein, giving the protein MPMAVGVIETLGFPSVLAAADAMVKAAAVTLVYYGQAESARLLVAVRGQVAEVKTAVEAGIAAGEEVKTGTVITHYIVPNPPENVETILPIHFTAKSEPFRMF
- a CDS encoding carbon dioxide-concentrating mechanism protein CcmK produces the protein MSLQAVGALETKGFPAVLAAADAMVKAGRVTLVGYIRVGSARFTVNIRGDVSEVKTAMAAGVEAAENVYGGTLESWVIIPRPHENVEAVLPIAYTDAVQQYRESVENPIVRPGNGR
- a CDS encoding HetZ-related protein 2, yielding MGVVMQTLEQGFEERNLAMVTEGENLAQNWQKRLAAECPEQSAAMRESIVLWLLGRDHQRFNLLNPKELEIAKQAMEYRYRILLQRYLGMSRERAYRNLITRLASLVTLRNKIQTWVSLSRDRQRSVVDVLQEVIQELLQGDSYIQDQMARIGEITTDKRLRDTLLFASIEEYALRPVRNQPLLAYRFVNYLRRTQRGGLTQVPGSDLIRLVSEEILTDDNDNRVNLVDTQAIAEYQQAQQLEEQQALRQGVQKEFENYLQENLDAEAVQWLQLYLQGKTQDEIARKLNKPIKEIYRLREKISYHAVRVFALKDQPELVDNWLSISLKEHNLGLTPNQWQQLYTQLTQTGRQVLDLQKAGNSIEAIAQQLKLKTHQVMGEWTKVYLAAQALRTQH
- a CDS encoding Crp/Fnr family transcriptional regulator, with the protein product MQTEVFSELFPLLSTANPQSLEWLLNVATDHEYPPERAVLMEDAWGNAVYFVVSGWVKVRLNSGSDSVALAILGRGDFFGEMAILDESPRSTDVIALSPVKLLSISRERFIQILFKDPHLHHRMLQLMVRRLRQINLRLQMRSAPPAVKLAQILVSLSENYSHKSDKDREIFNLSHKDLAQVADISVDEAAKIMEKLHEKGWIKIDTINNAIYLLNFPQLVNLAGKV
- a CDS encoding M61 family metallopeptidase; its protein translation is MTEATALRWQNRPHENLPTIHYLVAMPQPETHLFEVTLQIVDYQLPILDLKLPVWTPGSYLVREYAKNLQDFAVFAADKPLSWRKISKNHWQVETGNVTQLTVHYRIFANELSVRTNHLDSTHGYFNGAAIFFRLLGWEQQPIRVTITPARPEWLVTTPLPSDPELANTFYAADFDTLVDSPFEIGTHQLYQFEVLGKSHELAIWGGGNFQPQEMIADIEKIIHVEAQMFGGLPYERYVFILHLFHQAYGGLEHKTSCSLIYHRFGFRNREKCDRFLQLVAHEFFHLWNVKRIRPQALEVFDYDQENYTPSLWFCEGTTSYYDLLIPLWAGIYDVKSFLNHLSQEITKFLTTPGRKVQSLSESSFDTWIKLYRPDANSANSQISYYLKGAIVSLFLDLLIRSESQNRRSLDDVMRKMWQQFGVDEIGYTPEQLQSVIASVAERDLTDFFKRYIDGTEELPFNEYLAPFGLQLVAESAEEPYLGVRVNNENGREMIKFVEVGSPAQLAGIDAGDELLAINGMKVMGGGLGDRLKDYQPNDTIQVTVFHHDLLRSLSVTLAPSVPSKYQVISIPNPDLVQRDNLAGWLGSRIASVD
- a CDS encoding PPC domain-containing protein, with the protein product MIFSVSTGLLLADNLVPINALEVPEFRGKFTIAKTPDERQPEAVKQGIEKIPAAQPPVATQPKQQIDSPLPAKTSPNTINSAPAPQPRNNNSSSRPSKPENSDPTPKPAGGSVAPKPTRPKDSNPNPRSASGSSNPPQSRGRQPASHSRSNNSTSESSVISLPKTPNYKEINFVDIAFDILAKGDFQSQGRYFHFYKFSGQANQLIQIRLIGSADQRRSNNLSLNPFMFLLDPDNQVIVKRGSDAASNETKDAFIYVRLPASGTYTIAVTSRNPGDTGRYSLALRNDRASYNIDESAELNEQSFTLKQNRSPYELSQFQGKKDQLVSIRVDSLWENFSPYIVLLDSQGNRIATDNAQDGKYSALIDRAKLPKDDTYYVVVISANPQERGRYRLTIF